TGAAATAGAAGCAATAATTGTGTCTCATAATAGCTTTGCAACAAAATTGGCGGAGACAGGGGCAGTTGAATGAATAGAAGTTACGTGTATGAGTTAGTTGATAAAATTAGTGGTCATTTGTTACGTTTCAAGCAACCCAATTGAGAATCCATTTCACTATATATACAAATGCTGCAACACACATTGTTCTCCACACCCTTCGATCTTCTCAACTTTGATAACTACTTCATAAATTAGCTCTCCAATATCATGGGATTTCATCTCTTTCCCATTATTACATTTCTCATGGTAAGCTTAggcatataattattattagtacctatcaatatataattaataaattaagttAATATTAATATGACTGTGTGAAATTTTGTTTTACTTTGAACCTTTTAGGTATTATAAACCACTAACCCATTATTCAAAGTCTATTTTAATCTGAAATTGCCTTTGCTATTATTATGGAAAATTGAGAATGAAGTTCTATTTCCAAATGCAGGCTTCACTAGTGGCAACTAATAATGCTGAATTGTCTCCTCAAATTTATTGGAAGTCCTTGCTCCCAGAAACTCCAATGCCAAAGGCAATCACCAGTCTGCTACACCCTACAGGTCATATTGTACTTCAGAATTCGGATGGTGCCTTGTTCATTTTTCTTATGCTGAATATCATcatttttaattgctaattttaaatctttatcAACAAAATCGTCATCAATTAATTGGGAATGACagataaaaagattaaaaaaaaacaacactACTTTACTATAttacttcattttcttttcctaGAAGTTTATATCTTAAAATGTCATTGTAGTACATTAGTTACATAGGCTGAGATTTTGAGATGAAAACATGAAATGCTACAGCCTCTAGTAGGCAACTCGTATTATACAACAATTTGTCCCATTAGATAAGTTAAAATCATTTTATATAACATAAATTCAACAAGTCcagaaaataattcaaattgttAATCATTGAGTTCAAGTTgccttttgttaaaaatatcaGGTTACTATTTTAGTGATGTAACATAGGTATAAATATCGAGTACCAAAATTTCTGCAAATAAATATCTTAGCAAAAATATCTAACCACATATAAGACTTGAAAAACaataagttaataattaaaaattaaattattatctaatgaTTCTAACACGAAAAAAATCCGCAATTAagcttaaaaaaaatacttgagCTGACATTGACCAAATTTGAAAGGTTTGCTGAATGAGAAATTCACCTCAGTGGATTACGAAGGAGATGGCACCGACGTCAACGTTGGCGGAGGAAACGGAGGAGTCTCCGTGGGAGCTGGGAAAAGAGGAAAGCCAGTACACGTCGGCGTAGGGTACTCTCCATTTGACTATGTATATGCAGCTACGGAGACACAGTTACATCACGATCCCAACGTCGCGCTTTTCTTCTTAGAAGAGACCTTGCGTCATGGATCACAGATCAACCTGCACTTCACCAAACCTTCCAATCTACCATCCTTCATTCCTCGCCGACTCGCAGATTCCATTCCCTTCGCGTCAACCAAGGCGAAGGAAATATTCAAGAAACTATCCATCAAACCAGATTCGGACGATGCCAAAAGCATGCTAAATACAATAGTCAGTTGCGAAAAGCCTGCGATCTCTGGAGAGGAAAAGCAATGCGTGAATTCTTTGGAGTCTATGGTTGATTTCTGCACTTCCAAGATTGGGAAAAATGTTGCGGCGGTTTCTACCGAAGTGAGCAAAGAAAGCGTTTTGCAAAAGTATACGGTTACCAAAGGAGTGAAGAAACTGGGAGAAAAGGAGGGAGTTGTGTGTCATTTACAGAATTACCCTTACGCGGTATTTTATTGTCATAAAACAGAGACCATTGAAACTTATTATGTGCCTTTGGAGGGTGCTGATGGGAGCAGAGTTAAAGCAATAGCGGTGTGCCATACTAACACATTGGGATGGAACCCAAAGCACTTGGCCTTCCAAGTTCTGAAAGTTGAGCCTGGAACTCTTCCAATTTGTCACTTTCTTCCTGAGGACCATGTTGTTTGGGttccaaagtaaaaagaaacTCATGGATACTATTTGTGAAGTCGCTTAATAACTACTTGGTTTCATAATTAAACTGAAAGAACTGTTCTACTTctaattcctttcttttcttagttTGTTGAACACTTCACTTTCTCTGTACATTGCAAAATCAATGTCTAGGtacagagaaaaagaaatggaCGATTAATTAAGAATGAGTGCTCCGGTTCATTTTACTGTTTTATTGATTCTGTATTTGCTTATGATGAATTGTgatgtaatatatatatatatatatcgaaGACTTTTCATTCGCATGAATATCTTGTATTTTGATTTGGGATTGCAGTGGTTGTATAGTATACACTATctttttttaggcaaaaatgttaaaaatatatatcacgTTAAAGAGTAAACTAgcaaattaaattctataaagATCCACTGCCTATTTTAGTTAATGCGACCAAAGTGCATCAGGCAGCAGCACGAGTCTTCGGAAAAAGTTATaacaaacatgaaaatttgaatgaAAGTCAACACATGATTTCTAAATTCTTCCATGACGTTTGTGCTCTTTGTTAGATGATGGATTGCTTAATTGGCTGATCGGTTATCAGAGTTAATCCTGTCAATTGATTTTCACTTGACATTATGCTGGATGAGAGTTTTACCAGTTTGTTGAGATGAAACTGTAGCCATTTTTTCTTGTAAGGATACAACAGGGGAGTGACCACATTGTCAATTTCTTTCTTACAAAGAGCGTTCTATTATGTACAGATTTCtacaaaattttttgtttttcccatcctatacatgaaaaattatttaatgaataattgcAGCATCGCCACTTGTGATGCATCGGAACCCGTTTGCTATCTTCGAAGTGAGAAATATGAAATCTTGCCAGTATTTCTCGCTCTTAATCTGCAACATAGAAGTAAAACCTCATCAGAATTAACAAGCCTTTTGTTTGGCTGCCATGGTCGGGTGATGATTCCCCCCTCCATTCCAGACCTCCCTGAAAATTTAACAATGAAAGTGCCGCTCAATATAATTGAATACTTCTGACATCATGGACTATTCAGTGATGTGATTTTCGGCATTATCTTGAATTTATCTGTCCGGTGCAAATGCCTCCAAAGATCCCCATGTTCTCCCAACTTGGACTTTCGCACGAAGAGGAACTGCACCAGCACACGGATAATCGTAAAGAATGACTTTGATTTTCACAATATGATAACAGAAACTTTCGTCTACCCAAGtaaagaagagaaaagcataAACACATACCAAGAAGTGAGACTGCATTCTCCATGCTTGTCTTTAACAGCGCGGCAGCTTCCCTTATCACCGAAGGATCAACTTCCAGCACTAACTCATCATGCACCTAGTTGTAAATCAATAAAGATTGAAATAAGCAAACACAATGGggtaaaacaacaacaacaacaacaacaacaacaataataataataataataaacctgTAATGAAATTCGGCAACGATCTCTGAGCATGTGAAACTCGGTTGCCATAGAAGAACTAGAATCCGAACTATCAACACCGTCGACAATCACGGAGTAAATTCTTAGCATTGCAATCTTGATTATGTCTGCAGCAGATCCCTTGAGGAACAGGGAAAAAATATTAACACAGATCATCGAGCTCTGAAAAAAACATAATCCGACTCCGGATCCAGGATTGAAAATTTAAACTATACCTGACAAATGGAATTCACAGCTTGCCTTTGagcttttgatttttctgtACTGTTGCCAAACTTTATTTTAGACAAAAATCGTTTTCTTCCCTTAAGAGTCTCAACATATCTGGATAGTGCATGAAGAAGCAAACCACAAAGTTATAGCCCAACAGTAACAGGCTTAGAAAGAATGCAGTTTATCCTATGTTTTTTTTCCTGATGAAAAATAAAGCTAGCTATACGATAAAATACTAGCATAAATATGCTTAGTTTGCTCTATGGTTAGATACAGAAATCAGtaaatcatttaaaataattaaattgtttctattttctaatACCTAAAACTATAATTTATGtctacaaagaaaaacaaataaaagtgTGGTTAGATAAGACACCATTTCATGAGACTACAATTTTTGGAAAACAATGTCATCTGTTATCAGAGTTTATATGATCAAGGATTAAGAATTCAATGTTAATCCCTATTCTTCCATATAAAACTAGAATTCCACCTCTAGGTATGATGGAGTAAAGTACTATTCACACTTTAACCCTAAAAGGCAGTATACTAAAGCATATTAAGGGAGGCTTTGGTAAAACTTGTACTTTCAAAAGTTGCTCATCTTTCTTGGCTTTTCAAATATAGCTAACTAAAAGTTCttagataaaacaaaattagtgGCTTTCATTCAATAAGCATGAGTTAAAACAATAGTATTTAGTGAActtacttttaaattaaaataactttaATAGACATAAATGTAATAAATAGTAAGAATAAATCTGGATATTCATTAATATATAagattatattagatttttaacttttaaaagcaCAAGCtatctttaaaatatatattttttttggaaagcACAAGCACATTTCTAATAAACTTTACCAGACCACCCTAAATATAAAACTATTCATGAACATTCACAAAACATcttaacctttcagaaattaaTCGCAAGCATAATCAATAATTGTTTGAACCAATTGGTGTCCTAAGCTTATTGCTTACCTCATCTTAGTCATTATAGCATTGCAGAAGGGATATGTCATTTAGGatatacaaaagtgggaaaaagtCTCCTCACCCTTTGAGACGACAAGATGAAACAACTTCATTGAGCCAAGAAGAAACACCAGGAAAAGAGCTTTTGAAATAACTAATCTTTTCTGCAGCTTCATCAGAAGTGCAATCAAGGTGATCAGCAAGGCTATTGGCACCCATTCCATAAAGAATTCCATAAACCATCTTTTTAGTCTGATCTCTCTCATTGGAGCTGACAGAATCCTCTGCACACCCAATCCACCTTGCCGCTATCATTGTAAAGGCATCACCATCAGGCTTACTGAGAAGCTCAATGAGAGAAGAGTCTTTAGAGAAGTGTGCCATCACCCTCAATTCTATTTGAGAATAGTCTGCTGTTAACAGTAACCAGTTGTCCTGcaacaaacaaaataaacaaataagaaCGCAACATAATCGCACAAGTATATCACACAAATACACTTTCCTAAACTTTAAAATGTTCCAAATAAGGTTTGTTGAAGAATAGCAGACTGCAAGGGAACATTGGGAGTTTTGGAAGGTGTACAACATCGAaacacattttaatttttaacgaTGCTGGTTGGCATGACAGAGATTGGGGAAACCATTCTACACTAATAGCAAACTCATAAGAACTGGGCACAGCATAGAAAGAAAAACTACACTTGTCTTGAAATTTACTAACTAATCTTGCATTCAATAAAGACCCAGGTCCTatcacacacacatacacaacaacgacaacaacaaagccttatcccAATAGGCACACACAGATACACAAAACGCAAATAAAACATAACCCAAGGTAAAGTTAAAGACCTGAGTAGGAATAAAGAAATCACGAGCATTAATGCTGTAATGATTTTCATCAGCATCTCCTTCGCTTTTATCCTCTTCCATTTTGAAGTCTACTGTATGTTCAACACACTGCATCGTTCATAAAGACAGTccataatattaaatatagcaAACAACaaagggaaaaaaagaagaggaaactTGCAGATTAAGATCATATACCTGAAGATTAGGTTCCTCCATTGAAAGTCGACCAGTTGCTGTAGATGTCTGAAGCCAATGGCCATGTAATGTATACTTCTGTGTGCTTACCGATAGCCTAGCTAGAGAACAAATTGATCCAAGTGTAGTGTTCAAGAGCTTTGCCATTGTTCGATGCTCTTTAATGATTGGAACAATGGGATGTACATGCCTGAAAAATAATCATATTTTCTAGAATAATGTGCAAATATGAAATACaaagaaattttaaatcaaaatacaGATATATTGGGAAATATATTTACAACATTTTTGTACACCTTAAAGTGTacacatttatttatttgagaTAGTGGCTATAGTGCATTTATTGTCCAAAATTGGAAGGTGTACCGTGTACCAAAAAGATTGTGCAAATAACACTTATATATTTAGCCTCctacatataataaaaaattctggTCTCTACAGCATGGTAAATGTAATAGGGTATACTATAAATCAAATAAcatacaaatcaaataatcaactCATGGAAATAATATGGGAGGTTCATCATAATATTCCTAAAACTGAGATTAGAAATGTTCAAACTCAATGGAATATCACAGCCCCTTCGGAACCCACTTTGTCACCTTTTATTAACCCTCTTGCCTCTGCTCTAAAAATCAGCAGACCAAGAGTATCTACTACTAGGTGAACAAAAAGGGGGATAGGCAATCACCATGTCTCAGGTCCCTTTCACCACAAAACTATCACTTTGGCTAGCCATTGACAATCTCTTGTAAGACATCCAGAAATGCCTTTCTGTTGCAGAACTTTATCCAAGAAGCTCCAGCTAACCTTGTCAGAAGCTTTCTCAAAGTCTAACTTAAAAAGAATACATTCTTTTGGTCTTCTCCTCATCATCCACCACCGAATTAAAATCAACATGCTAGCCAAGCACTTTGGTTGTCCAAAATAGCATCTCCAAGCATTTCACTCAAGTGGGTGGAAAACCTTTCTAATGAAATGATCTTGTACATGCTGGTTAAGAGGCTAACAGGTCGATAGTCCTTGACTCTAATCAACCTATCCTTCTTAGGAATGAAGGTGACAAAAGTGGAATTCATGCTCTTCCTAATATTTCCATTCCTGTGAAATTCCTCAAACACCTCAAAAGATCATGCTTGATAACAATCCAACACGCTTGGAAAAAACAGAGAGTGAAACCATCAAGTCCAAGTGCCTTATCCTTATCCATGCTCCAAACAGCCTGTTTAATTTTCTCTAGATCAAAAGGTCTCTCTAGATCATAAAAAACCATGTTTGCTTCTggagcttttcttctttctatttAGGTGCTCTTCTATTTCACTTTCTTCATAAATTACTAGTTTGAGTGTttgaggatgatgatgaatgCAGAAACATGGTGGGTGGTACGAACAAGAATGAAGAAGGTAATGAAAAATCAATGACTTTTCatggaatattttatttaattcaagTGTTGGTAACAATACCCTGCGGGTACTCAATtgaattgtttttatttaaggTAGGAACctgaatacaaatttaaaactacagcaatttatttgaaatttcaGTAAAAATATAAGGGCCTTAAGAAAAATCAAGTTAAAGATTGACATATTTTCTTTACTTATGCATTACATCTGATCACACCGTGTCTACTTTAAAAGATAGACTCCCTAAACGTTCATCTTtcataagattttttaaaaaaataaaagaaaatacccCTCCTTAATTTTCATCCAGACACATGGAGAATTCTCCAGACACAACATTTATTTTCAATGATAAAAGCAAATGCTACCAACATATCAACATAACCAAATCACCTAAATGGATCAAACTTGTCTTCTACATACCAAACCTACTATAAATATGTTTGTGCGGTATAACATCCTTCCATCCCACTTAAGTCAAACCATCAAAATCTGAAACATTTTAAagattttcatgcattatttctCTTGATCTTTCTCATCTCtagttatttaatatttagatacAGTCCGCCCGATAGTACTTAGCTTATACGTCCTTTTGTAAGGTTGAAAatcaaaagaggaaagaaaatcaTTAAATAAGAAACTGGAGGCATAGACATAAATTCGCAAACCCAAGGAAAGGTATTTGTTgctcttctatttatttattgagtttaattttaatgcactgACAGTGTAAAGCATTTTACACAGTCGTGCAATCACATTTGTCCTTTTGGATAACAATTCATGCAGTCAATGTGAAAGgtaattatttttactgataTGGTGCTACGTAATTGGATGCACCTGTAAAATTACTTTACATTGACAATGCATCAAacttaaattcttatttattatataaactACCTACTAAGTACTAACAAAAGCAACAGCAAAGCATTAGAAGTTATTGGAAGATTGCttttaataacaattaaaaggaaaaagaaaaacttgCTGAATACCTTAATGCATCCAAGCATTGCTTGCCAGTACTTGCATGTTTTTTCCCCTTATTTCGGCCATCAGGAATAGGCAGCATCAAGTGTTCAAAGAGCACCTTTGCAATGTCTGCTGGCATATTCAATGAAAATGTAATCCCAGCCAGCTTATAAGCTTCCTTTTCAAGATACTTCAGCCTTTTCACCAACAATTTACGAGCCTGAATGCATCTCTCCAAGTCGACACCAATTCCCCATAGCTCCATGTCAGCAAGAACATTTACCTAAAGCAGCATCCATGTAGCATTACTCAGTGCATGTAAACATATAAAACAACTGAGAAcataaaaccataaaaacaaACATCAAGGTAACTTGGTATAATTGTTCATAGTCTTAGTTTATAATTGTGACAGtacatattatttataatatttatattgagAAAATTTATGGGGAAAAAATAAAGTAAGCCAATTCTAAATAACATCCTTCTTATCACTGCATTCAATGTTTGTAAAAGCATCTTGCTGCCAAActtcaaataatcaaaatggcctGAAAATAACATACCTTTATACATTCCAAATAAAAGCTAATATCAACTATTTCATCACCTTTTTTACTTTTATGGCTTTTATTTAAGCTTTCAAGCAAATTAAAAACGAGATTAATTCATGGTTTAGTATTTAGCAGCTAAATCACCTTATATGATACACTGCAAGGATATGCAAGTCTAATGCTAATCTTTCTATGATATTTCACCAAATATAAGGAGAAAGTCCATCAGAGTCAGCATGTAGAACCACACAAAAATGTTAACTATacaattaagaaattaaaatatttaagtcaTTTAGTGAATTTCATATACAGTTAATCTCAGACTTCAATGGAATAGATTGGTTAACATGTTGATAATTGTTCATAAGTTCATTGCATAGTTAGCATTTCCAGAAAACCCAAATTGGAATAAATTTACTACACCGTTGACAGAACAACACCAATAAATGAACATTTGAGTTATACAAATATCCAAAATCAACAAGCTATATAAAATCTTTTGTCTTGCTTGCTGAAGGAATTCATAttttcaatatcaatatatataaccaaaaacaaaatttcCAACATGAGAAAGGACCAAGATGTCTTTACATGAGAGTTTTACATGTCTATGCATATGTCAAAGAAAGGTCCTAACCCCTAAATGAATCCAGCACTTGTTCGATATAGTTTACAATTTTTTTGATGCATCAAAtgtgcaatgcatgaatttataatttattgtaaTGCATACATCCTACAATAAACAAGTTGCTAATTTTAGTGTCAACACACATCAGAATAAAAACACACTTCATTAAGTAATAAAGTTAATGAAGTCTAGAGAAGTGTTGGCTAGTTAGAACAGTAAAGCCAGCTAGGATAGGACAGCTATAAGTTAATTACAGTTTCCATATCTAACTTAAGTATGAAAGCACTATTCTGCCCTTTGGACTAGCTTATGCAGAATCCTATCCCACATTGTATATAAACACAGATCAGTGCTAAGCTCAATCATAATACAGAGTACACATTTCTGaactttctctcttctctttgaaTTCTCTCGTATCTCAAActgtattattaaaattaaaaaaattacttaaaatctTACCAAAGGGATTTCTATTCTCATAAGCACTTCAACAAGTTCTTCAGAAACAAGTAATTTCCAAAGAACAGAACATAATGCTCTTGTTTGAGCAACCCGTCGGCAGCAACCATTATGTGCAGCTCTTCGCATCTGATTCTTCCACCTGCCACTCTGATTAGCAGCTGCAGCATCCTCAGAGGATAACCTCTTCTTTACCTCCTAAAACATCAACATAAATACTTAACTCTAAACGACCTAATATCTCCTACAATAACACAAAACATAGTCACATATGTACAAGTATCCATGCAATTCGAATATTTACATTACCTTCTCCAGGTTTGGATTTGAGCTCCTCTCTTCATCGGGCCACAGTATCCAAGTCACAATACACATGTCAATTACATCTTTAATGAGGACACGTGGTAGCAATACATATGAACTATCTACAATTTCAAAGTCTTCATTATTTCCGAGATTGTAAGAGCAACCAAACCTCTGAAGTGAAACTGCAGGCTTTTTTAAAACCTGAATTTGAATCTTCAAATTCCAAGTGAACTTTTTGACATCTCTTTTTCCTAATATTTTACTAATCCTGCTCCATCTATCCTTGGCAATCTCCAAATCATGCTTAGAATTAGAAGATGAAACTTTCAGCTTGTGACTGCATGCACTCAAGGATAAACTGTCATCGCTTTTACCCGTAGACAACAAAATATCCCTGGGAAGGTTAATGTAGTATACAGGAGAGCATTCCCAACAGATGGCTATGCCATGTATTTCAAAAGGAGCAGGAGAGTGCAGTTCCAATCGTTTGATATAGTGGAT
This portion of the Arachis duranensis cultivar V14167 chromosome 6, aradu.V14167.gnm2.J7QH, whole genome shotgun sequence genome encodes:
- the LOC107495176 gene encoding BURP domain protein RD22 isoform X2, which codes for MGFHLFPIITFLMASLVATNNAELSPQIYWKSLLPETPMPKAITSLLHPTVDYEGDGTDVNVGGGNGGVSVGAGKRGKPVHVGVGYSPFDYVYAATETQLHHDPNVALFFLEETLRHGSQINLHFTKPSNLPSFIPRRLADSIPFASTKAKEIFKKLSIKPDSDDAKSMLNTIVSCEKPAISGEEKQCVNSLESMVDFCTSKIGKNVAAVSTEVSKESVLQKYTVTKGVKKLGEKEGVVCHLQNYPYAVFYCHKTETIETYYVPLEGADGSRVKAIAVCHTNTLGWNPKHLAFQVLKVEPGTLPICHFLPEDHVVWVPK
- the LOC107495176 gene encoding BURP domain protein RD22 isoform X1, whose protein sequence is MGFHLFPIITFLMASLVATNNAELSPQIYWKSLLPETPMPKAITSLLHPTGLLNEKFTSVDYEGDGTDVNVGGGNGGVSVGAGKRGKPVHVGVGYSPFDYVYAATETQLHHDPNVALFFLEETLRHGSQINLHFTKPSNLPSFIPRRLADSIPFASTKAKEIFKKLSIKPDSDDAKSMLNTIVSCEKPAISGEEKQCVNSLESMVDFCTSKIGKNVAAVSTEVSKESVLQKYTVTKGVKKLGEKEGVVCHLQNYPYAVFYCHKTETIETYYVPLEGADGSRVKAIAVCHTNTLGWNPKHLAFQVLKVEPGTLPICHFLPEDHVVWVPK